One Brassica napus cultivar Da-Ae chromosome A5, Da-Ae, whole genome shotgun sequence DNA window includes the following coding sequences:
- the LOC106436260 gene encoding transcription factor MUTE has protein sequence MSHIAVERNRRRQMNEHLKSLRSLTPCFYIKRGDQASIIGGVIEFIKEMQQLVQVLESKKRRKTLNRPSSPYDHQTVEPSILAATPNATTRMPFSQIENVMTTSTFKEVGACSNSHHANVEAKISGSNVVLRVVSWRNEGQLVKIISVLEKLSFQVLHLNISCMEESVLYFFVVKIGLECHLSLEELTLEVQKSFVPEAIV, from the exons ATGTCTCACATCGCTGTTGAGAGGAATCGAAGAAGGCAAATGAATGAGCATCTTAAATCCCTTCGTTCTTTGACACCTTGTTTCTACATCAAAAGG GGAGATCAAGCTTCAATAATCGGAGGAGTTATCGAGTTCATCAAAGAGATGCAGCAATTAGTGCAAGTTCTCGAGTCCAAGAAACGTCGCAAGACACTAAACCGGCCTTCTTCTCCTTATGATCACCAAACAGTCGAGCCATCCATCTTAGCTGCCACCCCTAACGCAACCACCAGAATGCCGTTTAGTCAAATCGAGAATGTAATGACAACAAGCACTTTCAAGGAAGTTGGAGCATGTTCCAACTCCCATCATGCAAACGTTGAAGCCAAGATCTCAGGCTCTAACGTTGTATTGAGAGTTGTCTCTTGGAGAAATGAGGGCCAGCTGGTGAAGATCATATCCGTCTTGGAGAAACTCTCTTTTCAGGTTCTTCACCTCAACATTAGCTGCATGGAGGAGTCTGTCTTGTACTTCTTCGTTGTCAAG ATAGGACTGGAGTGTCACTTAAGCTTGGAGGAGCTAACCCTTGAAGTTCAGAAAAGCTTTGTGCCTGAAGCCATCGTCTAA
- the LOC106436252 gene encoding dual specificity protein phosphatase 1B, giving the protein MEKVVDLFGVGEANTQKLLEGGNDLSQIQQGLFIGSVAEANNKDLLKASNVTHVLTIAVALSPPYPDDFVYKVIEVVDRSETDLTVYFDECYSFIDQAIESGGGVLVHCFMGISRSVTIVVAYLMRKHGIGFSKAMEIVKSRRPQALPNFGFVSQLQQFEKSIKVHDEASSSVDNKEIVA; this is encoded by the exons ATGGAGAAAGTGGTAGATCTCTTCGGAGTGGGAGAAGCCAATACCCAGAAGCTACTCGAAGGAGGCAACGATCTCAGCCAAATCCAGCAGGGACTCTTCATAGGTTCAGTAGCCGAAGCGAATAACAAAGATTTGCTCAAAGCCTCCAACGTCACTCATGTCTTAACCATAGCTGTTGCCTTGTCCCCTCCTTACCCTGATGACTTTGTCTATAAAGTCATCGAAG TTGTTGACAGATCCGAGACGGATTTGACTGTGTACTTCGATGAGTGTTATAGCTTCATCGACCAAGCTATTGAATCTGGTGGTGGTGTTTTGGTCCATTGCTTCATGGGGATCTCAAGGAG tgTGACTATAGTGGTGGCTTATCTGATGAGAAAGCATGGGATTGGTTTCTCTAAAGCTATGGAGATAGTAAAGAGTAGACGACCTCAAGCATTGCCTAACTTTGGTTTCGTTTCTCAGCTTCAGCAGTTTGAAAAATCCATTAAAG TTCATGATGAGGCTTCTTCTTCAGTGGATAATAAGGAGATAGTAGCATGA